A genomic stretch from Solanum stenotomum isolate F172 chromosome 8, ASM1918654v1, whole genome shotgun sequence includes:
- the LOC125875194 gene encoding uncharacterized protein LOC125875194, producing the protein MEIEGTDGSKTLLKLGSIREFGRGLGFTDDDRTVSRRQISFQIRNSPDQEDETKVNFEVVGRNPIWVYSNRDGEVRTFRKSERGEMENGDMFCVSAHKSIWFTLKRIDKRDAKKELEMETQLAESLQSSLCPVGIELDLENVDISGIDPVQEFGFLVMGHEFDGYPKRMIREMKNWNWFIEDEGAESDTDEDSDRKGRKGSRRKRKKKGEGDDDEWTGESEDEKELPTISKKLQGSKYITRSKDKSTAKRNKPSTQQKPRPSEEEYEEDEEEEDEEDETLGGFIVDDVEEEAEVGDEAEEEEEFDPDEDEEVLED; encoded by the exons ATGGAAATTGAAGGAACCGATGGGTCCAAAACCCTGCTGAAACTGGGTTCAATCCGAGAGTTCGGTAGAGGGTTGGGGTTCACCGACGACGACCGAACCGTTTCTCGCCGGCAAATCTCGTTCCAAATCCGTAACTCTCCAGACCAGGAAGATGAAACTAAGGTTAATTTTGAAGTTGTTGGAAGGAACCCTATTTGGGTATACAGCAATCGGGATGGTGAAGTTCGAACTTTTAGGAAGTCTGAAAGAGGCGAAATGGAGAATGGTGACATGTTCTGTGTTTCGGCTCACAAATCCATCTGGTTCACCTTGAAAAGAATCGATAAGAGGGATGCCAAGAAAGAGTTGGAAATGGAGACCCAGTTGGCTGAAAGCCTTCAGAGTAGTTTATGCCCTGTAGGGATTGAATTAGACCTCGAGAATGTTGATATTTCGGGGATTGACCCTGTTCAAG AGTTTGGTTTTCTGGTGATGGGACATGAATTCGATGGTTATCCTAAGAGAATGATTCGAGAGATGAAGAACTGGAATTGGTTTATCGAGGATGAAGGAGCAGAGAGTGATACCGATGAGGATTCTGATAGGAAAGGCAGAAAGGGCTCTAGGAGAAAACGGAAGAAAAAAGGCGAGGGAGATGATGATGAGTGGACTGGGGAAAGTGAAGATGAGAAGGAACTGCCCACGATTTCTAAGAAACTTCAGGGATCTAAATACATTACAAGGTCCAAGGACAAGTCTACTGCAAAAAGGAATAAACCTTCTACACAGCAAAAACCTAGACCCTCTGAAGAAGAATacgaggaagatgaagaagaagaagatgaggagGATGAAACGCTGGGGGGTTTCATTGTAGACGATGTAGAAGAAGAGGCAGAAGTTGGTGACGAAgcagaagaagaggaggaattTGATCccgatgaagatgaagaagtgttAGAAGATTGA
- the LOC125875189 gene encoding uncharacterized protein LOC125875189 isoform X2 has translation MDFDEEQNGETDQPNEDVEMADKVGDREAHEFKPSINGCSVRKLFVGGISWMTTKESLREYFSKFGQVADSVVMYQKISGMPLGFGFVTYADPEIADKVLKEDHTIDGKKVDVKIPVTYRQRIFVGGLPLSLTEGELKEYFSSYGNVVGHQIILDKTTGWIQRFGIVSFDKEEAVEKVLSNGHIHELRGKQVEIKRATSKRNCAQHTSECQIHHGGSGSKSYYGDGGSLEAFGGGYGGNMGSGYGGYGGYEGYGDYGKFAGSYGVSPTGFYPGYGYGFWFGGAMYGAAGYKGSTYGIPAYYGGGSGYGNRGNGSNDGGNGGNGGYGGGGGNGTYVYGNAGAANGRFVPAYYGGGSGYGNSGNGLNDGGNRGYGGGGRNGANAYGNAGADNGRSVPAYYGGGSDDGSRGNGSNDGGNGGYGGGGENGATGADNGRSHPSLK, from the exons ATGGATTTTGATGAGGAACAAAATGGAGAAACTGACCAACCAAATGAAGATGTGGAAATGGCTGATAAAGTAGGCGATAGGGAAGCCCATGAATTTAAACCTTCAATCAATGGTTGTTCAGTAAG AAAACTTTTTGTTGGAGGCATTTCTTGGATGACAACCAAAG AATCACTTAGGGAGTATTTCAGCAAGTTTGGACAGGTAGCTGACTCTGTAGTGATGTATCAGAAAATCTCAGGAATGCCACTAGGATTTGGATTTGTTACATATGCTGACCCGGAAATTGCAGATAAAGTTTTAAAGGAAGACCATACCATAGATGGTAAAAAG GTCGACGTGAAGATACCAGTAACTTATAGACAGAGAATTTTTGTTGGTGGTCTTCCATTATCTTTAACTGAAG GCGAGTTGAaggaatatttttcttcttatggCAATGTTGTGGGGCATCAGATCATTTTGGATAAAACAACTGGTTGGATCCAACGTTTTGGCATTGTGAGTTTTGATAAAGAGGAAGCAGTTGAAAAAGTTTTATCTAATGGCCATATCCATGAACTTCGTGGCAAACAA GTTGAAATTAAGAGGGCTACGTCAAAGAGAAATTGTGCTCAACATACAAGTGAATGCCAGATACATCATGGTGGGAGTggttcaaaatcatattatggCGATGGTGGTTCTCTAGAGGCTTTTGGCGGTGGATATGGTGGAAATATGGGTAGCGGTTATGGTGGATATGGAGGATATGAAGGATACGGTGACTATGGCAAGTTTGCAGGAAGTTATGGTGTAAGTCCTACAGGATTTTACCCTGGATACGGTTATGGTTTTTGGTTTGGTGGAGCTATGTATGGTGCAGCTGGTTACAAAGGCAGCACCTATGGTATACCTGCCTACTATGGTGGTGGTAGTGGTTATGGGAACAGAGGTAACGGCTCGAATGATGGGGGAAATGGAGGAAATGGAGGATATGGAGGTGGTGGAGGAAATGGTACCTATGTATATGGGAACGCTGGTGCTGCTAATGGAAGGTTTGTGCCTGCCTACTATGGTGGTGGTAGTGGTTATGGGAACAGTGGTAACGGCTTGAATGATGGGGGCAACAGAGGATATGGAGGTGGTGGCAGAAATGGTGCCAATGCATATGGGAACGCCGGTGCTGATAATGGAAGGTCTGTGCCTGCCTACTATGGTGGTGGTAGTGATGATGGGAGCAGAGGTAACGGCTCAAATGATGGGGGCAATGGAGGATATGGAGGTGGTGGGGAAAATGGTGCCACCGGTGCTGATAATGGAAGGTCTCATCCTTCTTTGAAGTGA
- the LOC125875189 gene encoding uncharacterized protein LOC125875189 isoform X1: MDFDEEQNGETDQPNEDVEMADKVGDREAHEFKPSINGCSVRKLFVGGISWMTTKESLREYFSKFGQVADSVVMYQKISGMPLGFGFVTYADPEIADKVLKEDHTIDGKKVEFSPESTTYCHFSFIYYFSLPWFMFKEYILFVYKVDVKIPVTYRQRIFVGGLPLSLTEGELKEYFSSYGNVVGHQIILDKTTGWIQRFGIVSFDKEEAVEKVLSNGHIHELRGKQVEIKRATSKRNCAQHTSECQIHHGGSGSKSYYGDGGSLEAFGGGYGGNMGSGYGGYGGYEGYGDYGKFAGSYGVSPTGFYPGYGYGFWFGGAMYGAAGYKGSTYGIPAYYGGGSGYGNRGNGSNDGGNGGNGGYGGGGGNGTYVYGNAGAANGRFVPAYYGGGSGYGNSGNGLNDGGNRGYGGGGRNGANAYGNAGADNGRSVPAYYGGGSDDGSRGNGSNDGGNGGYGGGGENGATGADNGRSHPSLK, translated from the exons ATGGATTTTGATGAGGAACAAAATGGAGAAACTGACCAACCAAATGAAGATGTGGAAATGGCTGATAAAGTAGGCGATAGGGAAGCCCATGAATTTAAACCTTCAATCAATGGTTGTTCAGTAAG AAAACTTTTTGTTGGAGGCATTTCTTGGATGACAACCAAAG AATCACTTAGGGAGTATTTCAGCAAGTTTGGACAGGTAGCTGACTCTGTAGTGATGTATCAGAAAATCTCAGGAATGCCACTAGGATTTGGATTTGTTACATATGCTGACCCGGAAATTGCAGATAAAGTTTTAAAGGAAGACCATACCATAGATGGTAAAAAGGTAGAATTTTCTCCTGAAAGCACCACATACtgtcatttttcctttatttactatttctctTTGCCTTGGTTTATGTTTAAAGAGTatattctatttgtgtataaGGTCGACGTGAAGATACCAGTAACTTATAGACAGAGAATTTTTGTTGGTGGTCTTCCATTATCTTTAACTGAAG GCGAGTTGAaggaatatttttcttcttatggCAATGTTGTGGGGCATCAGATCATTTTGGATAAAACAACTGGTTGGATCCAACGTTTTGGCATTGTGAGTTTTGATAAAGAGGAAGCAGTTGAAAAAGTTTTATCTAATGGCCATATCCATGAACTTCGTGGCAAACAA GTTGAAATTAAGAGGGCTACGTCAAAGAGAAATTGTGCTCAACATACAAGTGAATGCCAGATACATCATGGTGGGAGTggttcaaaatcatattatggCGATGGTGGTTCTCTAGAGGCTTTTGGCGGTGGATATGGTGGAAATATGGGTAGCGGTTATGGTGGATATGGAGGATATGAAGGATACGGTGACTATGGCAAGTTTGCAGGAAGTTATGGTGTAAGTCCTACAGGATTTTACCCTGGATACGGTTATGGTTTTTGGTTTGGTGGAGCTATGTATGGTGCAGCTGGTTACAAAGGCAGCACCTATGGTATACCTGCCTACTATGGTGGTGGTAGTGGTTATGGGAACAGAGGTAACGGCTCGAATGATGGGGGAAATGGAGGAAATGGAGGATATGGAGGTGGTGGAGGAAATGGTACCTATGTATATGGGAACGCTGGTGCTGCTAATGGAAGGTTTGTGCCTGCCTACTATGGTGGTGGTAGTGGTTATGGGAACAGTGGTAACGGCTTGAATGATGGGGGCAACAGAGGATATGGAGGTGGTGGCAGAAATGGTGCCAATGCATATGGGAACGCCGGTGCTGATAATGGAAGGTCTGTGCCTGCCTACTATGGTGGTGGTAGTGATGATGGGAGCAGAGGTAACGGCTCAAATGATGGGGGCAATGGAGGATATGGAGGTGGTGGGGAAAATGGTGCCACCGGTGCTGATAATGGAAGGTCTCATCCTTCTTTGAAGTGA